Proteins from one Anastrepha obliqua isolate idAnaObli1 chromosome 2, idAnaObli1_1.0, whole genome shotgun sequence genomic window:
- the LOC129237805 gene encoding EF-hand calcium-binding domain-containing protein 5-like produces MVSALLIFFTVTSNICDMQLCYERERYSYISYEINEVIQRSSLNKQCVINSTFMEVIAFDQEQLCDTQIEDDQCYAQPVEETAKEWTAKEGTAKKETTKVRTAKEGTGKEGTAKEETAKEGTGKEGTAKEETAKEGTAKEGTAKEWAAKEGTAKEGTAKEGTAKKETAKGETAKEEKLSKDDVGLVLILFLFIVALCSR; encoded by the exons ATGGTTTCTgcgcttttgatatttttcaccGTAACTTCAAATATTTGTGATATGCAGCTGTGCTACGAAAGGGAACGATATTCGTATATCAGTTACGAAATTAATGag GTCATTCAACGAAGTTCTTTAAATAAGCAGTGCGTTATCAATTCAACTTTCATGGAAGTTATTGCGTTTGATCAGGAGCAACTGTGCGATACGCAAATTGAGGACGATCAATGCTATGCACAACCTGTGGAGGAGACAGCCAAGGAGTGGACAGCTAAGGAGGGGACAGCTAAGAAGGAGACAACCAAGGTGAGGACAGCTAAGGAGGGGACAGGCAAGGAGGGGACAGCCAAGGAGGAAACAGCTAAGGAGGGGACAGGCAAGGAGGGGACAGCCAAGGAGGAAACAGCTAAGGAGGGAACAGCCAAGGAGGGGACAGCCAAGGAGTGGGCAGCCAAGGAGGGGACAGCTAAGGAGGGAACAGCTAAGGAGGGGACAGCTAAGAAAGAGACAGCTAAGGGGGAGACAGCTAAGGAGGAGAAGTTAAGTAAGGATGACGTCGGACTAGTTTTGATACTATTTCTTTTCATTGTTGCATTATGCAGTCGTTAA